One window from the genome of Diospyros lotus cultivar Yz01 chromosome 11, ASM1463336v1, whole genome shotgun sequence encodes:
- the LOC127812881 gene encoding protein transport protein SEC16B homolog produces the protein MASNPPFQVEDQTDEDFFDKLVDDDDEFKATASSAVSFADGNDSDEAKAFANLSAGEVAAGSEDSGDEGRSKANKGEDTRGNVNAVSVDGHVEESTSVASCNSFAMDGHIEEATSLVSSSSFGFDNVIDSNDRAIVTEGTSDSTISKRNGSVDSGVKEVQWTAFNTDSGQNDGSGFGSYSDFFTEIGDGAINPTVKVNDNYSMESKIGSGGAELKTAYGDNSYDYVRYQESQPYGAVATGQNDTQDLNDIQQLENLYPGWKYDTVTGQWYQADSYYTTGNVQGSFDSNSAGDSAVSDRTSQVSYSQHTAQSFMGTVSESGASGCVTNWNQSSHENGVTDSCSNWNQVPQQSGVAEGVFNLNQVSQQNEYPAHMIFDPQYPGWYYDTIKQEWQSLETYTSSVHSAVQDHNQLSQNGFAASGTFSQNDDSKKFSDYGQVENYRSQGFGAQNQDYNWIGSFSNHNQQHLNMLQSGSVSKSEAAADVSGNQPLENDHGSYISASTHVNQHKSYHSMGMAPAYDTATVSQNEFSSGSHGFVHSGNFSQQVDQSIMHQNEPMYVSKNYLGNQNSVNFPQQFPSSQQLVPTAGRSSAGRPPHALVTFGFGGKLVVAKDNSSLSVSSYGSQGHVGGSISVLNLMEVVTQKFEASSTGVGSCDYFDTLCRQSFPGPLVGGNVGSREVNKWIDERIASCESSEVDYRKVEVLRLLLSLLKIACQYYGKLRSPFGTDAALKESGVPESAVAKLFASVKRNSGQFSNYGALAPCLQQLPSEGQMQATAAEVQALLVSGRKKEALHSASEGQLWGPALVLAAQLGDQFYADTVKKMALHQLVAGSPLRTLCLLIAGQPAEVFSADTSNSSIPGAMNTSPQLAQYGANFMLDDWEENLAVITANRTKDDELVLTHLGDCLWKDRSEIFAAHICYLVAEANFEPYSDSARLCLVGADHWKFPRTYASPDAIQRTELFEYSKVLGNPQFTLLPFQPYKLIYAHMLAEVGKVTESLKYCQAVYKSLKTGRAPEVDTWRQLVSSLEERIRTHQQGGYSTNLAAGKLVGKLLNLFDSTAHRVVGGLPPPVPSASHSNIQPNVHHYETMVPRVSTSQSTMAMSSLMPSASVEPINELTGDGSRMTIHTRSISEPDFGRTPRQVDSSKETTSSSTSGKASASGPPSRFGRFSFGSQLLQKTVGLVLKPRQDRQAKLGEKNKFYYDENLKRWVEEGAEPPAEETALPPPPTSAALQNGMSDYNLKSALKSENSPSNGSPEFTSPTMERSSGIPPIPTVQNQFSARGRTGVRSRYVDTFNKGGGNPTNLFQSPPVPSVKPASGANPKFFVPTPVTTSEQNFDPMAASVKEPAAINQNLSSLNNWTDSPAPLSSTPAMLRFPSVDNISNNETMVKGSGSLSAHSRRTASWSGSFIPEHKAPQKTNLRPLGEVLGMSPSSSMPSETSSLPLPSRGGSFGDDLHEVEL, from the exons ATGGCTTCGAATCCTCCATTTCAGGTGGAGGATCAGACGGATGAGGATTTCTTTGACAAATTAGTTGACGACGACGACGAGTTTAAGGCTACTGCGTCGTCCGCAGTTAGTTTTGCCGATGGGAATGATTCAGATGAAGCGAAAGCGTTTGCAAATTTGAGTGCAGGTGAGGTTGCTGCCGGGTCTGAAGATTCCGGCGATGAAGGGCGGAGTAAAGCTAATAAGGGCGAGGATACTCGTGGAAATGTTAATGCTGTCTCGGTAGATGGGCATGTTGAGGAGAGTACTTCAGTGGCGTCTTGCAATTCATTCGCAATGGATGGGCATATTGAAGAGGCTACTTCACTAGTGTCATCCAGTTCTTTTGGGTTTGATAATGTGATTGACTCCAATGACAGGGCAATTGTGACGGAGGGCACTTCAGACTCAACGATTAGCAAAAGGAATGGATCTGTAGATTCAGGTGTTAAGGAGGTGCAATGGACTGCATTTAACACAGATTCAGGTCAGAATGATGGTAGCGGGTTTGGATCGTATTCTGATTTTTTCACTGAAATAGGAGATGGTGCTATTAATCCAACTGTGAAGGTGAATGATAATTATAGCATGGAATCAAAGATTGGATCTGGCGGCGCAGAACTTAAAACTGCTTATGGTGACAACAGTTATGATTATGTGCGTTATCAAGAGAGTCAACCTTATGGTGCCGTCGCTACAGGACAAAATGATACTCAGGATCTAAACGATATTCAACAGTTGGAGAATCTTTATCCAGGATGGAAGTATGATACCGTTACTGGGCAATGGTATCAAGCGGACAGTTATTACACCACAGGGAATGTGCAGGGCAGCTTTGACTCCAATTCTGCCGGTGATTCAGCGGTTTCTGACAGGACCTCACAGGTTTCTTACTCGCAGCATACTGCTCAGTCATTTATGGGTACTGTGTCTGAGTCTGGTGCCAGTGGATGTGTGACTAATTGGAATCAGTCCTCACATGAGAATGGCGTGACCGACAGCTGTAGTAATTGGAATCAGGTACCACAACAGAGCGGTGTCGCTGAAGGtgtttttaatttgaatcagGTTTCGCAACAGAATGAGTACCCAGCACACATGATTTTTGATCCACAATACCCGGGTTGGTATTATGATACAATTAAGCAAGAATGGCAATCATTGGAGACCTACACCTCTTCTGTTCATTCAGCAGTTCAAGATCATAATCAACTAAGTCAAAATGGATTTGCAGCAAGTGGTACTTTTTCCCAGAATGatgattcaaaaaaatttagtgactatGGGCAAGTGGAGAATTACAGGTCTCAGGGTTTTGGTGCCCAAAACCAGGATTACAACTGGATTGGCTCTTTCAGTAATCACAATCAGCAGCACTTGAATATGTTGCAATCTGGGAGTGTGTCCAAGAGTGAGGCTGCTGCAGATGTTAGTGGAAACCAGCCATTGGAGAATGATCACGGTTCATATATTTCTGCAAGCACCCATGTCAATCAACATAAATCTTATCATTCCATGGGAATGGCTCCAGCTTATGACACAGCAACTGTGTCTCAAAATGAATTTTCATCTGGTTCTCATGGATTTGTTCATAGTGGGAACTTCAGCCAGCAGGTTGATCAGTCAATTATGCACCAGAATGAGCCAATGTATGTCTCCAAGAATTACCTTGGCAATCAAAATTCCGTAAATTTTCCACAGCAGTTCCCAAGCAGCCAACAACTTGTTCCCACTGCAGGAAGGTCATCTGCAGGCCGCCCTCCACATGCTTTGGTTACATTTGGATTTGGTGGAAAACTCGTTGTGGCAAAAGATAATAGTTCTCTAAGTGTCTCATCCTATGGTAGCCAG GGTCATGTAGGAGGCTCAATCTCTGTTCTCAATTTGATGGAAGTTGTCACTCAGAAATTTGAAGCATCAAGCACAGGTGTGGGCAGTTGTGATTATTTTGACACACTTTGCAGGCAATCTTTTCCTGGTCCCTTGGTTGGAGGGAATGTTGGGAGTAGAGAGGTGAACAAGTGGATTGATGAGAGGATTGCAAGTTGTGAATCTTCTGAGGTAGATTATCGGAAAGTCGAAGTTCTAAGGTTGCTTCTCTCGTTGCTTAAGATAGCTTGTCAGTATTATGGGAAACTTAGATCTCCCTTTGGCACTGACGCTGCTTTGAAg GAAAGTGGTGTTCCAGAGTCAGCGGTTGCTAAGCTTTTTGCGTCTGTAAAAAGGAATAGCGGGCAGTTCAGTAACTATGGTGCTCTTGCCCCCTGCCTGCAGCAGTTGCCATCTGAAGGACAAATGCAG GCAACTGCTGCTGAGGTACAAGCTCTCTTGGTTTCTGGTAGAAAGAAAGAGGCTTTACATAGTGCAAGTGAGGGCCAGCTGTGGGGACCTGCACTTGTTCTTGCTGCTCAACTTGGTGACCAG TTTTACGCTGATACTGTAAAGAAAATGGCACTTCACCAGCTAGTAGCAGGCTCACCTTTACGGACTTTATGCCTGCTAATCGCAGGTCAACCAGCAGAGGTGTTTTCTGCTGACACATCTAATAGCAGCATTCCTGGTGCCATGAATACGTCTCCCCAGCTTGCACAG TATGGCGCAAACTTTATGCTAGATGATTGGGAAGAGAATTTGGCAGTAATAACTGCTAACAGAACAAAAGATGACGAACTTGTGCTTACTCATCTTGGAGATTGCTTGTGGAAAGATAGAAGTGAA ATATTTGCTGCACACATTTGCTACTTAGTTGCAGAGGCAAACTTTGAGCCTTATTCGGACAGTGCAAGATTGTGTCTTGTTGGTGCAGATCACTGGAAATTCCCCCGAACATATGCTAGTCCAGATGCTATTCAG AGGACAgaattatttgaatattctaaggtgCTTGGGAACCCTCAGTTTACCCTGCTTCCATTTCAGCCATATAAGCTTATATATGCACACATGCTTGCAGAAGTGGGAAAAGTGACAGAATCACTTAA GTACTGTCAAGCAGTATATAAATCTCTAAAAACTGGCCGTGCACCTGAAGTGGATACATGGAGACAATTAGTGTCATCACTTGAGGAAAGAATACGAACTCACCAACAG GGTGGATACTCCACAAACTTGGCTGCAGGAAAACTAGTGGGTAAATTGCTCAACCTTTTTGACAGTACAGCTCATCGTGTTGTTGGCGGTCTACCTCCACCTGTACCATCAGCATCACATAGCAATATACAGCCTAATGTACATCATTATGAAACCATGGTGCCTAGAGTATCAACTAGCCAATCAACCATGGCAATGTCATCACTAATGCCTTCAGCATCAGTGGAACCCATAAATGAATTGACAGGTGATGGCAGTAGAATGACAATTCATACTAGAAGCATTTCAGAGCCAGATTTTGGAAGAACTCCACGACAG GTAGATTCATCAAAAGAAACAACCTCATCCAGTACAAGTGGCAAAGCATCAGCCTCAGGGCCCCCATCACGGTTTGGTCGATTCAGTTTTGGTTCACAGCTCTTGCAGAAGACTGTTGGGTTAGTCTTAAAGCCCCGTCAGGATCGTCAG GCAAAGTTGGgtgaaaagaataaattttattatgatgaAAATCTCAAGAGATGGGTAGAGGAAGGGGCTGAACCTCCTGCTGAAGAAACTGCATTGCCACCTCCACCTACATCTGCAGCACTCCAAAATGGAATGTCAGATTACAACTTGAAAAGTGCATTGAAAAGTGAAAATTCGCCCAGTAATGGAAGCCCAGAATTTACAAGCCCTACAATGGAAAGAAGTTCAGGAATTCCTCCCATTCCAACTGTGCAAAATCAATTTTCAGCCCGTGGAAGGACAGGTGTCCGGTCAAG GTATGTTGACACATTCAACAAAGGTGGTGGCAATCCAACGAATTTGTTCCAGTCCCCTCCAGTTCCTTCCGTTAAACCTGCTAGTGGTGCCAATCCAAAATTTTTTGTTCCAACGCCAGTAACCACAAGTGAACAAAATTTTGATCCTATGGCAGCTAGTGTGAAGGAACCTGCTGCAATTAATCAAAATCTCTCTTCTCTGAATAACTGGACCGATTCTCCTGCACCTTTGTCATCAACACCTGCCATGCTTAGGTTTCCGAGCGTGGACAACATCTCAAACAATGAGACAATGGTCAAAGGCAGTGGCTCCCTTTCAGCTCATTCTCGACGAACAGCCTCATGGAGCGGCAGCTTTATTCCTGAGCATAAGGCTCCACAGAAGACCAACCTAAGACCCCTTGGTGAAGTACTTGGAATGTCCCCATCGTCATCTATGCCCAGTGAAACTTCTTCTCTGCCCCTACCATCCAGGGGTGGCAGTTTTGGGGATGACCTTCATGAAGTAGAACTTTGA